The following DNA comes from Musa acuminata AAA Group cultivar baxijiao chromosome BXJ1-4, Cavendish_Baxijiao_AAA, whole genome shotgun sequence.
GTCCTTTTTACACAAAGACCGCTAGTCTAGTCCAATACAAATCctatagatagcaaaaagaagagcTGGAAAAACTACTAATGTTATTAATACAGGTATTGTCCAATTGAAAGTGCACAGAGACTAATAGTTAGTATGGGAGAAACCACAATCTTACTTATCTGATTAACTTcaataaaacaataaaaagaattcTTCCATGAGACTGTTGATATTTGTCCAAGGCAACATCTTAGAAGAAACACTTGTAGCCTCAATAGCTAGAATTGAAGAAAAAACATTTCTAAAGAATTCAAAGGCCATCAATGACTATGGAGATTCTTCCATGTAACTTTCTTTTGTATATTACAGACAAAATCGATAAGCGAACTCAAACAGATGTAAGAAGCTTGTACCAGTAGAAGCCAGCATCTGTACAACCTAATTGAATGCTTGAAGCTTAAGATGATCAGATGCATTCTTGATATTGGTAAAAAAAGAGCCAGCTTTTCAATTGATCCTTTATTAAGATCAGAAATCACCAAGTGCCTTAGTAGTCACAGAATTCACCAAAGCAAAAAAATTTAAAGTACCCACTATTAAGATCAAAAACCTAACTTTTACAATCACCAGACTGACGAAGCATTTGATCGGCCCTAAAAGAACACAGTACGGAGAGGTAACGATGAGAAAACCCTAACTCAAACAAATAGAAATCTCATACGAGTTGTCTACAAAGATACCAAACTAAGCACCGGAACTCTCCCCAGTATCTAATCATGTTGGATTCAAGCCCAAATGAAAGAAAGACGATATAATCAAGATGCAAGGTTTGCGCAAGAACCTCCAACCAAAATAGAATGCACAAAGAACAATCCGCCGAAGGTCTTCTCTTGCTCCCCTTTCCTTTCATGAGGAAGGAGCACGAATTTACCTCCATTTGGTTCAGTGTTTGATTGTCGATTGGTGAGATAAAGGTTCGAGGAAGCGGGCATGTTGTCAGTGTTAATCTACAAAGGCAAACGCATGAATGGAGGACTTAAGAAAGGAGAAAGGATTCGAACCTGGATGGCTTTGGTGTAGGGGCCGATCGCCCGGCGTCGTCGAAGAGACGGCGATGGCGGTAGAGGCACAGTCTCTCGATTTAACGTCGATTTGTTTCAGCGGTTCGGTCCGAGTGATAAACAAAAAAAGCAGATCAGACCGGCCGGTCGAACCGCAAATTCGGAAATCCAACGTTGAACCGTTTGAACCTTTAAATATACCCTCAATTCTAGAAGAAAAATCTTATTATACATGTCATTCTCATCCTCTATTTATGTTTATTATGAAATAGTAATTTtatcttatatattttatattcgtataatattatattataataaaaacattaaatttaaatcatatttatctCTGATCTAATTCTAAtaagttgctttttttttttataggaagATATATGTTTAAATTAAACTCCTCTTTTTTTGGGGCATAATTAGCGTTAAACTACTTCAAGCTTCACATTCTAGCATATATCAAGAATTTTCTATACAATTAAgcggtctttttttctttttcatccaaACATGACAGGAAAAtggtaattttttattatttatagtggtcatataataataataataataattattattattattattattattattattattattattattattattattatactacaAAAGATAAGTTATGAAAGTGAGATTCGAGTTTAAAATCTTaggataattttttattattattattattatttactagcTAATCTAGTGCACATTTGATGAACATGTTGTAAATTTACATTAGCTAATGAGGAATACATCATCTCCACTTAACATTGTCACTCTATTAGATATTTATTTGGAAGGAGACAGTTCAGCTATCTTTATTCCATCCttgcatgcacacacacacaaaggAGAGGATGACAGCCTAAAAGAAATAATGCACCCACCATCTCTACCCGTTCCATTATACCTAACTCTAGCTAAAGAACGAACCTTCACTGATTAACCACCCTGCAGTCCTTCCTCACTTCCTGCCCACCTTGAATGCTTCCCATTCTGATCATGGACTTGACAAAAGCCTCGAAGAACTCTTCTCGTGAAGCAGCAAACTTGGATGCCAGTTGTTTGGTCTTGGGGTGGGTCAAAAGAGCTTCGTCGGAAGAGAACAGTCCCTTCCCTTGGATGAGCAGCTTGTAGTAGGCGTTGTCGAACACTGTGGTGGTGGAATCCATGGCTGATCCTGCGTTCTTTACCTTGTTGTGAGCCGGGCACACCTTCCTCAGCCTCGCCGCGAAGTCGGAGTTCATCGACGGATCCACGTCGTGGGTCGCGTCGAAGTTGTGGATCCGATTCTGGAAGGAGGAGCAGTGAGCAAACCCTAAAGTGTGGCCACCTGCACCATGCAGATACAACAAGGTCAGAAGGTAGTGGTGATCTTGGTAATGTCAGTGACACAGAGCCTCTTGTGGATTAGTTAATGAAGAGACCAGACCAATAATCGAAGAGGATACCAATCGAAGGCTCTATGATGGCCTTTCTTGCACTTGGCTGACATGATACGCTTGCTATATCTGTTTGTTTTCTTCTTTGGTGACAGATAGAGTTGATTTTTTGCTGCATTATTACCTGTTAGTGCTACAAGATCCTTTGTGGAGAGTCCCCTCTGTGAGAAGATCTGCTTCAGCTGGGAGAAGTCCAAGGTTGGAGCTGGAAGCTGTGTTGACTCACTGGCCTTGGAAACCCTTCCATCTTTCCTCCCCTTTGGAACCTCCCACTTGGGTCCTCCTGACTGCAACCCATAGCATACCAGGATCAATATCACAGGCATTCGATCAGTTGTTGGGGTGAACACCTGCTACGTATTGTGTGCTCACCAGGGCCACTGCATCTCTGGCAGCCAGTGCCAATATATCAGCACAAGAAACCACACCAGGGCACAACTTCTCCACAGCTTTCTTGGCATTGTCTATGACATAGAATGCATGCAGTGAGATGTTGGGTGGCCCATCCTTCTCCGCAGTGTTGTTCCCCTTGGAGTTCAACAGCACTGAGGCATCACAACCCtacaagaaacagagagtgcagcCACAGTTGGCCATTATCATTCATGCCCTTCGAACGATGGACACAGGGGAAGGAGGGGAGATCATGCACCCGAACGAAGCAATCATGGAAATGCATCCGAAGCAACGCTGCAGGAACAGTGTTGTCATTGGCCGTCGCTCGCTTCACGGCCTCCATCACGGCCACCTCCGCCTGCGGGCAAGTCTCGGCGTAGTAATCCACGCTGAGTGCATCACCCAGACGAAGAAGGGAGAAGATGAAGAGTGAGGCGACGAGTGAAGCCATCGTTTGCTGCTATCTCCTACACTTTTTCCTTTGACGATAAAAAGGATGAGGAGGAGTGGAGTATATATACACACTGAAGACTGAAGAGTATCCACCACCAAAGAGCTGTTAATATTGGATGATAAAGGTGGTTTAATTTAAGTGTTGGGTGAGCGAGGACAATGATTATGGAGTCGTGTTCTTGAAGGTTCCTTCACATGCCATATACACACACTCGTCTCTTTCTCATCACAAAGGTTTGGAGGACTTTAAGAGATTAATTATAGGTCATTTGCAACGACACATCCTTTAGAGACTTACGAAATTGACCTCTCCTTGAACAACTTGAACTCTGAAGCAGCCAGACAACATAAAAGATCAGGACATGTAAGGTAAGTGATCTTTGGATTGCCTGTTGGAATTGAAGTGCTTGTTGGGACCAAGGA
Coding sequences within:
- the LOC103974263 gene encoding peroxidase 64 — its product is MASLVASLFIFSLLRLGDALSVDYYAETCPQAEVAVMEAVKRATANDNTVPAALLRMHFHDCFVRGCDASVLLNSKGNNTAEKDGPPNISLHAFYVIDNAKKAVEKLCPGVVSCADILALAARDAVALSGGPKWEVPKGRKDGRVSKASESTQLPAPTLDFSQLKQIFSQRGLSTKDLVALTGGHTLGFAHCSSFQNRIHNFDATHDVDPSMNSDFAARLRKVCPAHNKVKNAGSAMDSTTTVFDNAYYKLLIQGKGLFSSDEALLTHPKTKQLASKFAASREEFFEAFVKSMIRMGSIQGGQEVRKDCRVVNQ